Proteins encoded by one window of Paenibacillus urinalis:
- a CDS encoding GH1 family beta-glucosidase — MTIFQFPKDFKWGTATAAYQIEGAAAEDGRGPSIWDTFAKTPGKVFNGDNGDIACDSYHRYEEDIELMKQLGIQSYRFSVSWSRILPDGDGEINQAGLDYYHRFVDKLLENGIEPFCTLYHWDLPQTLQDAGGWESSRTVDAFVKFSEIIYREFNGKIKSWLTFNEPWCIAFLSNLLGAHAPGNRDLQTALNVGHGLLLAHGKSVKKFRELGIDGKIGIAPNMEWAVPYSKSDADKAASERHIAWFADWFLDPVFKGEYPPFMVDWFEQAGAKVDVKPGDMEMISQPIDHLGINYYTMSVDRYNPDAGVLGFEQVDMGLVQTDIGWPVESRGLYEALHHLQKYGNIDIYITENGACINDEVENGQVKDFRRISYLQQHIAQIHRAITDGIQVKGYMAWSMMDNFEWAEGYRMRFGLVHVDYRSLVRTPKESFYWYQNVIRNNWLETRPV, encoded by the coding sequence ATGACAATTTTTCAATTTCCTAAAGATTTCAAATGGGGTACGGCTACAGCTGCGTATCAGATCGAGGGAGCGGCTGCAGAAGACGGCAGAGGGCCGTCCATCTGGGATACCTTCGCTAAAACACCAGGTAAAGTATTTAATGGAGATAACGGCGATATCGCGTGCGACAGCTATCATCGTTATGAAGAAGATATTGAACTAATGAAGCAGCTTGGTATTCAGAGCTACCGGTTCTCGGTATCTTGGTCTCGTATTCTTCCAGATGGGGATGGGGAGATCAACCAAGCCGGTCTTGATTATTATCACCGCTTCGTAGACAAATTGCTTGAGAATGGCATTGAACCGTTCTGTACCTTGTATCACTGGGACTTGCCTCAAACCCTTCAAGATGCTGGGGGCTGGGAGAGCAGCAGAACGGTGGATGCTTTTGTGAAGTTCTCAGAGATCATATACCGTGAGTTTAATGGTAAGATCAAGAGCTGGCTTACATTTAATGAGCCATGGTGCATCGCCTTTCTGTCCAATCTGTTGGGTGCACATGCACCAGGCAATCGAGATCTGCAGACCGCGCTGAATGTGGGTCATGGTCTTCTGCTGGCACATGGCAAATCCGTTAAGAAGTTCCGTGAGCTGGGTATAGATGGCAAGATCGGTATCGCTCCAAATATGGAGTGGGCCGTTCCTTACAGCAAGTCTGATGCGGATAAAGCAGCAAGCGAACGCCATATTGCATGGTTTGCGGATTGGTTCCTTGATCCGGTCTTCAAGGGGGAATATCCTCCATTTATGGTTGACTGGTTTGAACAAGCAGGTGCTAAGGTAGACGTTAAACCAGGAGACATGGAGATGATATCTCAGCCGATTGATCACCTTGGAATCAACTACTATACAATGAGTGTTGATCGTTACAATCCGGATGCCGGTGTACTCGGATTTGAACAGGTCGATATGGGACTCGTCCAAACCGATATCGGCTGGCCGGTTGAATCCCGTGGGTTGTATGAAGCACTGCATCATTTGCAGAAGTACGGAAACATCGATATTTACATTACCGAAAATGGCGCATGCATCAATGACGAAGTGGAGAACGGACAGGTAAAAGACTTCCGCCGTATTTCATATTTGCAGCAGCATATCGCACAAATCCACCGCGCTATAACCGATGGCATACAAGTTAAAGGGTACATGGCTTGGTCCATGATGGATAATTTCGAGTGGGCAGAGGGTTATCGCATGAGATTCGGACTTGTTCATGTGGATTATCGCTCACTGGTAAGAACGCCTAAAGAGAGCTTCTACTGGTATCAGAATGTGATCAGAAACAACTGGCTCGAAACGAGACCTGTATAA
- a CDS encoding ABC transporter substrate-binding protein produces MKHKAPKTIAMLLLASTMLFTAACGNTNEGSGTGTEATSDSTEPITLTFFGADASPNWNKMQDAVGQKIIEETGVTINAEYDISSGGGNDKIALMAASGDYPDLIFPKGNLSKLVDAGAMIDMTDLIEEHAPNLKKLYEGQMDRLKYSNEDPAIYAIPTNAGVGQTYFDAGGGFNLQHKVVKELGYPEIKTLEDFENALREYYAKHPTTEDGQPTIPLTLSADGWRIMITVTNPAFAATGAPDDGEYYINPETYEAMLHYKRPEEKEYFRWLNKMYNEGLLDKDSFIQKDDQYKAKIASGRVLGLIDQGWAYGDAENALKSAGKFEETYGHYPVSLDETYKRADFQDIGLDAYGIGITVSNEDPVRTIKFLDWLASDEAQVLNNWGVEGEHYVVEDGVRKIPAEVQDRKSNDNANFTKETGIGLYTAFSAHYGDGVKDPSGNYYTTNFPEEIVKNYNEAEKETLAGYGVDTWKDLFPSEEDFPVKEWGAAYNMPVPSGTDYEVTFQKTQDIIQKRIPEAIVSTPDKFDQIYDTMLQELDKAGAVEMEQQYTEWVKARVELWTGQDL; encoded by the coding sequence ATGAAGCACAAAGCGCCAAAGACAATCGCTATGTTGCTGCTTGCAAGCACAATGTTGTTTACTGCTGCCTGCGGAAATACAAATGAGGGTTCAGGCACAGGAACAGAAGCTACTTCGGACTCTACTGAGCCAATTACATTAACTTTCTTCGGTGCGGATGCAAGTCCGAACTGGAACAAGATGCAAGATGCTGTTGGTCAGAAAATTATTGAAGAAACAGGCGTTACAATTAATGCGGAATATGATATTTCCAGCGGCGGCGGTAACGACAAGATCGCTCTTATGGCAGCGAGTGGAGATTATCCTGACCTGATTTTCCCTAAAGGTAACTTGTCTAAGCTGGTTGACGCAGGTGCAATGATTGACATGACCGATTTGATTGAGGAACATGCACCTAACTTGAAGAAGCTATATGAAGGTCAAATGGACCGACTGAAATACAGCAACGAAGACCCTGCTATTTACGCAATCCCAACGAATGCAGGTGTAGGTCAAACTTACTTTGATGCAGGCGGCGGCTTCAACCTTCAGCACAAAGTCGTTAAAGAGCTTGGATACCCAGAGATTAAGACACTCGAAGATTTCGAAAACGCGCTGCGCGAGTACTACGCGAAGCATCCAACAACCGAAGATGGACAGCCAACCATTCCACTTACACTTAGTGCAGACGGCTGGAGAATCATGATTACGGTTACAAACCCGGCATTTGCCGCAACAGGTGCTCCTGACGATGGCGAATACTACATCAACCCAGAAACTTATGAAGCCATGCTTCATTACAAACGCCCAGAAGAGAAAGAATATTTCCGCTGGTTGAATAAAATGTACAATGAAGGTCTTCTAGATAAAGACAGCTTCATTCAAAAAGATGACCAATACAAAGCAAAAATTGCGAGTGGTCGAGTACTTGGTCTGATTGATCAAGGATGGGCATATGGCGATGCGGAGAACGCACTGAAATCTGCAGGTAAGTTCGAAGAGACATACGGTCATTATCCTGTAAGTCTTGATGAGACTTACAAGCGTGCTGACTTCCAGGATATCGGTCTGGATGCTTATGGTATTGGTATTACAGTAAGTAACGAAGATCCTGTACGCACAATCAAGTTCCTTGACTGGCTTGCTTCTGATGAAGCTCAAGTTCTTAATAACTGGGGAGTTGAAGGCGAGCATTATGTTGTAGAAGACGGTGTTCGTAAGATCCCTGCTGAAGTACAAGATCGTAAGAGCAATGACAATGCAAACTTTACAAAAGAAACAGGAATTGGCCTTTACACTGCATTCAGTGCACACTATGGTGACGGTGTGAAGGATCCATCCGGCAACTACTACACAACAAACTTCCCTGAGGAGATTGTTAAGAACTACAACGAAGCTGAGAAGGAAACACTGGCTGGATATGGCGTAGACACTTGGAAGGATCTGTTCCCATCCGAAGAGGACTTCCCAGTTAAAGAGTGGGGCGCAGCTTATAATATGCCAGTACCATCTGGAACGGATTACGAAGTAACCTTCCAGAAGACACAAGACATTATCCAGAAACGTATTCCTGAAGCGATTGTATCTACTCCGGATAAATTCGACCAAATCTACGACACCATGCTGCAAGAGCTTGATAAAGCAGGAGCTGTAGAGATGGAACAACAGTATACAGAGTGGGTTAAGGCTCGTGTTGAATTGTGGACTGGGCAAGACCTGTAA
- a CDS encoding ABC transporter substrate-binding protein: MPSKTTKFAIVPLLGMSLLAAGCGGGSNGSGEYEDTSNDTSPITFDFFSADASPNWNQMQDAVGKKITEATGVTLNGEFAVTGGGQDRVALMAASGEYPDIISAKGEVNKLVDAGALIDLTDLIEEYAPNIKALYGEYWDRLKYSTEDESIYVLPTYAGVGQQYFDATGGFKLQHRVLEELGYPEIRTTEDFEKALKDYMKLHPTTDGQPTIPLTLDADDWRIQITVTNPAFWATGAHDDGEYFINPDTFEAMLHVKRPEEKEYFRWLNKLYNEGLIDKESFVQKSDQYKSKIASGRVLGLIDQEWGYADAENSLKTQGKYDQTYATFPVTMSEDILDHTFQDTGFQSGWGVGISTTNPDPVRTIKFFDYLASEEGQILINWGIEGEHYNVDENGQRVIPEEVLNEKNNNAGPFQKETGINLYTNIAPHYGDGVKDSTDNYYTANYPEQIVASYSEADKKTLEQYGAETYKDLFPKEDEFPVKPWGAAYNMAVPSGSSYSVAFQKSQDIIRKRIPEAILTTPDKFDAVYETMLTELDKAGVTEMEAEYTELIKQRVELWNGSNAATE, from the coding sequence ATGCCTAGCAAAACAACGAAATTTGCAATTGTACCTTTACTTGGAATGTCTCTTCTGGCGGCAGGATGCGGCGGCGGAAGCAACGGCAGTGGTGAATATGAGGATACAAGTAATGATACTTCACCAATTACATTTGATTTCTTTAGTGCAGATGCTTCACCAAACTGGAATCAAATGCAAGATGCGGTGGGTAAGAAAATTACAGAAGCTACAGGGGTAACGCTGAATGGTGAGTTTGCTGTAACCGGTGGAGGACAAGACCGGGTTGCACTTATGGCAGCAAGCGGTGAGTATCCAGACATCATTTCTGCCAAGGGTGAAGTCAATAAGCTTGTTGATGCAGGTGCCTTGATCGACCTGACAGATCTTATTGAGGAATATGCGCCTAACATTAAGGCATTGTATGGAGAGTACTGGGATCGTTTGAAGTATAGCACTGAAGATGAGTCCATTTATGTACTCCCAACCTATGCAGGTGTAGGACAACAGTATTTCGATGCAACAGGTGGATTCAAGCTGCAGCACCGTGTACTTGAAGAGCTGGGATACCCTGAAATCCGTACAACAGAAGATTTCGAGAAAGCTTTGAAGGACTACATGAAGCTTCATCCGACAACAGATGGACAACCTACGATTCCATTGACATTGGATGCAGACGACTGGAGAATTCAAATTACAGTAACAAACCCGGCTTTCTGGGCAACAGGCGCTCATGACGACGGTGAATATTTCATCAATCCAGACACTTTTGAAGCGATGCTGCACGTTAAACGTCCTGAGGAAAAAGAATACTTCCGTTGGCTGAACAAGCTGTATAACGAAGGTTTGATTGATAAAGAAAGCTTTGTACAAAAATCAGATCAATACAAATCCAAAATTGCAAGTGGCCGTGTGCTTGGTCTGATTGACCAAGAGTGGGGTTATGCGGATGCAGAGAACTCTCTCAAAACACAAGGCAAATACGATCAAACATATGCGACTTTCCCTGTAACCATGTCTGAGGACATCTTGGATCATACGTTCCAGGATACAGGATTCCAATCTGGATGGGGAGTAGGTATTTCTACAACGAACCCAGATCCGGTACGTACAATTAAGTTCTTCGACTATTTGGCTTCTGAAGAAGGACAAATTCTGATTAACTGGGGTATCGAAGGCGAGCATTACAACGTAGATGAGAACGGCCAACGTGTTATTCCAGAAGAAGTGCTGAATGAGAAGAACAACAATGCTGGACCGTTCCAGAAAGAAACAGGTATCAACTTGTACACGAACATTGCACCACACTATGGTGACGGCGTGAAGGATTCTACAGATAACTACTATACAGCTAACTATCCAGAGCAAATCGTCGCTTCCTACTCTGAAGCAGACAAGAAAACGCTGGAGCAATACGGAGCTGAGACTTACAAGGATCTGTTCCCTAAAGAGGATGAGTTCCCTGTAAAACCATGGGGTGCTGCTTATAATATGGCCGTACCATCCGGATCGAGCTACAGCGTAGCGTTCCAGAAATCTCAGGATATTATTAGAAAACGTATCCCAGAAGCGATCTTGACTACACCAGACAAGTTTGATGCTGTGTACGAAACCATGCTGACTGAGCTGGACAAAGCTGGCGTAACTGAAATGGAAGCGGAGTATACTGAGCTGATTAAGCAAAGAGTAGAGCTGTGGAACGGAAGTAACGCAGCAACAGAATAA
- a CDS encoding carbohydrate ABC transporter permease, which yields MSKANKAFNATTSEKIFDVANYVVMGLILIVTLYPFLNVLAISLNESSDTVRGGIYLWPREFTLENYKTIFQYDGLIQGAQVSLARTIVGTVLGLVSSSMVAYTLARPDFRAKKFVSTFLALTMYFSGGLIPGYILMRDLNLIGTFWIYIFPALISAFNVFVIRSFIDGLPYALQESAKLDGANDFKIYYKIILPLCKPVLATIALFLAVGQWNSWFDTYLYNGSKPELTTLQYELMKVLQSTQQGSGATVNANDMAQQMANISPESIRMAITIVVTVPILVVYPFLQKYFVGGMTLGAVKA from the coding sequence GTGTCTAAAGCTAACAAAGCATTTAACGCCACAACTTCTGAGAAGATTTTTGACGTAGCCAACTATGTTGTTATGGGTCTGATTCTTATAGTGACGCTGTATCCGTTCTTAAACGTACTGGCGATCTCACTCAATGAATCATCTGATACGGTTCGCGGCGGAATCTACTTGTGGCCACGTGAATTTACATTGGAGAATTACAAGACGATATTCCAATATGATGGTCTGATCCAAGGTGCTCAGGTATCCCTGGCAAGAACAATTGTCGGAACCGTGCTTGGGCTCGTGAGCTCATCCATGGTAGCGTACACACTCGCTCGCCCTGACTTTAGAGCGAAAAAATTCGTGTCTACGTTCCTGGCACTTACAATGTATTTCTCTGGTGGTTTGATTCCAGGATACATTTTGATGAGAGACCTTAACCTGATCGGTACGTTCTGGATTTACATTTTCCCAGCTCTGATCAGTGCATTTAATGTATTCGTTATTCGTTCCTTTATTGATGGTCTTCCATATGCGCTTCAAGAATCGGCCAAGCTCGATGGAGCCAATGACTTCAAAATCTATTACAAAATTATTCTTCCGCTCTGTAAGCCGGTACTTGCAACGATCGCATTGTTCCTGGCTGTTGGACAGTGGAACTCCTGGTTCGATACTTACTTGTACAATGGTTCGAAGCCGGAGCTCACGACGCTTCAATACGAGCTGATGAAGGTCCTTCAAAGTACGCAGCAAGGCAGCGGGGCAACAGTTAACGCGAATGACATGGCGCAGCAGATGGCCAATATTTCGCCGGAATCCATCCGGATGGCGATCACTATTGTCGTAACTGTTCCGATCCTCGTGGTCTATCCGTTCCTTCAAAAGTACTTCGTTGGCGGTATGACACTGGGTGCTGTTAAAGCTTAA
- a CDS encoding ABC transporter permease: METLTQPTSTDSKETPATKAKRKGPNNFWKTVKDQKYLLLMSMPFVAWVFVFNYLPLWGWTMAFQDFKPARGFFEQDWVGFKHFVELFTDDRFYLVLRNTLAMSLMGLVVGFVFPIFFAILLNELRGKFFKRTVQTVSYLPHFVSWVVVAGIVTKMLSTDGGIINDILVALNIVDEPIQFMAQGNLFWYIVTASDLWKEMGWNAIIYLAAITGIDQELYEASRVDGASRWRQMWHITLPGIRSTISVLFIMQIGHLISIGYEKQFLLGNSLVTDYSEVLDLYALNYGLQMGRYSYGTAIGIFNSVVSVILLFTANGLFKKFTKESIM, translated from the coding sequence ATGGAAACGCTAACACAGCCCACTTCCACGGATTCCAAGGAGACACCCGCTACGAAAGCGAAGCGGAAAGGGCCTAATAACTTTTGGAAAACCGTGAAAGACCAAAAGTATTTGCTGCTGATGTCTATGCCTTTCGTTGCATGGGTGTTCGTATTCAACTACCTGCCGCTATGGGGATGGACCATGGCATTTCAAGACTTTAAGCCAGCAAGAGGCTTTTTTGAACAGGATTGGGTAGGCTTCAAACATTTCGTCGAGTTGTTCACTGACGATCGATTCTACCTTGTACTCAGAAATACATTGGCCATGAGTTTGATGGGACTAGTTGTCGGTTTCGTATTCCCGATCTTCTTCGCTATCCTACTCAATGAGCTGCGCGGCAAATTTTTCAAGAGAACCGTGCAAACGGTATCATACTTGCCTCACTTTGTATCCTGGGTTGTTGTAGCCGGGATTGTAACGAAAATGCTGTCCACAGACGGCGGTATTATCAATGATATCTTGGTCGCACTAAATATTGTTGATGAGCCGATTCAGTTTATGGCGCAAGGTAACCTATTTTGGTACATTGTAACCGCTTCCGACTTGTGGAAGGAAATGGGATGGAACGCGATCATTTATCTGGCAGCGATTACAGGTATCGATCAGGAGCTGTATGAAGCTTCCCGGGTCGATGGTGCAAGCCGCTGGAGACAAATGTGGCATATCACATTGCCGGGTATCCGTTCTACAATTTCTGTATTGTTCATCATGCAGATCGGTCACTTGATCAGTATTGGATACGAGAAACAATTCTTGCTAGGAAACAGCTTGGTAACGGACTACTCGGAAGTACTCGATCTCTATGCTCTGAATTACGGTTTGCAGATGGGCAGGTACTCATACGGTACGGCAATAGGTATATTCAACTCTGTGGTCAGCGTAATCCTGTTGTTCACTGCAAACGGTCTCTTCAAGAAATTCACTAAAGAGAGCATCATGTAG
- a CDS encoding response regulator transcription factor: MYSVILVDDEPMIREGLKTIIDWEAQGYEVIDTASNGREAVEKYHELQPDLMILDIRMPGMTGLEVIELLFKEGKKGHFLILSGHADFDYAKKAISFGVDGYLLKPVDEEEMMEELERIKKMLDKEEKIKQRSSNEELFYREHLIESIIFDGQVWEDEQLKEWGLYSPSYQVLLLELYDDSTLFLTEVKREVAEMLNASQRGVVFNAGKYVGILLREPVLSKEDARRLYEGIVTVLKRYAAMIYIAAGRPVERSRELEHSYREALITIERRFFAKDRSILLASDVHEPDDKAEQAVTMNEHELADKLYYALDIRSKDLLTRVLSEIEEIVTRNRFSEGDIKKVTAQIAALALNKLSLNHEEAKSIATEHTAMLAALYRLPTLYDLLETLNIQFVKVISQLGGNSKDTVIKQMIDFIKRNPGDHLKLEVLAEVFNYNSSYLGKLFKNYTGESFNVFVDKVRMERAKELLSEGLKVHQVSATIGYANVDYFHSKFKKYVGVSPSTYREQSRDQS; this comes from the coding sequence ATGTATAGCGTAATACTTGTAGATGACGAACCGATGATCAGAGAAGGACTGAAGACGATCATTGATTGGGAAGCACAGGGTTATGAAGTCATTGATACGGCTTCTAACGGACGAGAAGCTGTGGAGAAATATCATGAGCTACAGCCGGATCTGATGATACTTGATATTCGAATGCCTGGAATGACAGGTCTTGAAGTGATAGAACTGCTGTTTAAGGAAGGGAAAAAAGGACATTTTCTCATCTTAAGCGGTCATGCGGATTTTGATTATGCCAAGAAGGCAATCAGCTTTGGTGTAGATGGCTATTTGCTTAAGCCAGTCGACGAAGAAGAAATGATGGAAGAACTGGAACGAATCAAGAAAATGCTGGACAAAGAGGAGAAGATCAAGCAGCGGAGCTCAAACGAAGAGCTGTTTTACAGAGAGCATCTCATCGAGTCCATTATCTTTGACGGACAGGTCTGGGAGGATGAGCAGCTGAAGGAATGGGGGCTATATTCTCCAAGCTATCAAGTACTTCTCCTCGAGCTATATGACGATTCCACTTTATTCCTAACCGAAGTGAAACGGGAAGTGGCAGAGATGCTGAATGCTTCACAGCGCGGAGTCGTATTTAATGCAGGAAAATATGTCGGGATATTGCTCCGGGAGCCGGTGTTGTCCAAAGAGGATGCCCGTCGTTTATATGAAGGGATCGTAACGGTACTCAAACGCTACGCTGCCATGATATATATTGCTGCAGGCCGTCCTGTCGAGCGTTCCCGGGAGCTTGAACATTCTTACCGTGAGGCATTAATTACTATAGAGCGGCGATTCTTCGCAAAGGATAGAAGTATATTGCTCGCCTCCGATGTGCATGAGCCGGATGATAAAGCTGAACAAGCAGTTACGATGAATGAACATGAATTGGCTGATAAGCTGTATTATGCACTGGACATTAGAAGTAAGGACCTACTTACGCGGGTATTGTCTGAGATAGAAGAGATCGTAACTAGGAACCGTTTCAGCGAAGGGGACATCAAAAAAGTAACGGCACAAATAGCTGCTTTGGCTCTAAATAAGTTGTCCTTGAATCATGAAGAAGCCAAAAGCATCGCGACGGAGCATACAGCCATGCTGGCGGCGTTATATCGGCTGCCAACGTTATACGATCTATTAGAGACTTTGAATATTCAATTTGTAAAAGTCATTTCCCAGCTGGGCGGCAACAGCAAGGATACCGTAATTAAGCAAATGATCGATTTTATTAAACGGAATCCTGGCGATCACCTCAAGCTCGAAGTGCTTGCCGAAGTCTTCAATTACAATAGCAGCTATCTAGGCAAGCTGTTCAAGAATTACACGGGGGAATCATTTAACGTATTTGTCGACAAAGTTCGCATGGAGCGGGCGAAGGAGCTGCTGTCAGAGGGTCTTAAGGTCCATCAAGTGTCTGCTACCATTGGATATGCGAACGTAGATTATTTTCATAGCAAATTTAAAAAGTATGTTGGTGTATCACCGTCTACTTACCGGGAGCAATCCAGGGATCAAAGCTAG
- a CDS encoding cache domain-containing sensor histidine kinase, whose product MSYVLVVMIPVLIIGIGVTYYFRQQAMDQAIEQARNNVDRIKNQASTFLRVPTDISNLLLFNKELETVVNTEYSSILELTKTYHAFDLFNEYLQQYRELSAIRFFTYNPTLVNNLEFIPVTDQIEDTQWFNQAVHARSIGWFYVPSTPDNPADALALVRRVHFPEYQSQGVLMVLINRYEINNILSQEPFDTMIVDSQGYIVAAKDISLVGQTFDSLDIEVDLNSQKTGIIDTDVKNEPSKIIVDELLPASSMNGFQIVSVFSNKSIVNDANKISLIGMLFIGLVLLVALVFVYVISFLTTKRMLGLSRQINRVALGNLKVVSNIDGNDEIGQLSRQFNSMVSSINQLMTQVVETSEQNNRLEIAQKEIKLKMMASQINPHFLFNALESIRMKAHIKGEVEIANIVRLLGKLMRKNLEIGSGHTTVKAEMEIVQSYLQIQKFRYEDRLNFELRLDKSADKIYIPPLIIQPLVENAIVHGLENQEEGVKVEVEIQNMDEKLLKICVKDNGVGITEERLAEVLASIAGPDEEEKSRIGLRNVHQRLTLSYGEEHGLNIHSEYGVGTEIYFTVPKGGSLNV is encoded by the coding sequence ATGAGTTACGTTCTTGTCGTCATGATTCCTGTGCTGATTATCGGCATAGGGGTGACTTATTATTTTCGACAGCAGGCGATGGATCAGGCAATAGAGCAAGCTCGAAACAACGTAGACCGGATTAAGAATCAGGCCTCCACATTTCTCAGGGTGCCGACAGATATATCTAATCTCCTGCTGTTCAACAAGGAGCTGGAGACCGTTGTGAATACGGAATACTCGAGCATTCTTGAGCTGACGAAGACTTACCATGCCTTTGATCTGTTCAATGAGTATCTTCAGCAGTACCGAGAGCTGTCTGCGATTCGATTCTTCACTTATAATCCGACCCTCGTGAACAATCTGGAGTTTATCCCGGTGACGGATCAAATTGAGGATACCCAGTGGTTTAATCAAGCCGTTCATGCCAGAAGTATCGGCTGGTTCTATGTACCTTCGACTCCGGATAATCCGGCGGATGCCCTGGCGCTGGTCAGAAGGGTGCATTTTCCTGAATATCAAAGTCAGGGTGTGCTGATGGTACTGATTAATCGTTATGAGATCAACAACATATTAAGTCAGGAACCCTTTGACACGATGATTGTTGACAGTCAGGGATATATTGTTGCAGCCAAAGATATAAGCTTGGTCGGACAAACCTTCGACAGTTTGGATATCGAAGTGGATCTTAACAGTCAAAAGACGGGAATTATTGATACAGATGTCAAGAATGAGCCCTCCAAAATTATTGTTGATGAGCTGCTGCCGGCATCGAGCATGAATGGATTTCAAATTGTATCGGTCTTCTCCAACAAGAGCATTGTTAATGATGCGAATAAGATCAGCTTGATCGGCATGCTCTTTATCGGTTTGGTGCTGCTGGTAGCACTGGTATTTGTCTACGTTATTTCGTTCTTAACGACAAAGCGTATGCTTGGATTAAGCCGCCAGATCAACCGGGTCGCCCTCGGGAATTTGAAAGTCGTATCCAATATTGATGGGAACGATGAGATAGGTCAGCTGTCACGTCAATTTAATTCCATGGTGTCGAGCATTAATCAATTGATGACTCAAGTCGTGGAGACCAGCGAGCAGAACAACCGGCTCGAGATCGCCCAGAAGGAAATCAAGCTCAAAATGATGGCAAGCCAGATCAATCCGCATTTTCTCTTTAATGCGCTGGAGTCCATTCGGATGAAAGCCCATATTAAAGGTGAGGTCGAAATCGCGAATATCGTTCGGCTGCTTGGGAAGCTGATGCGCAAGAACTTGGAGATCGGCAGTGGACATACAACGGTCAAGGCCGAGATGGAGATTGTCCAATCTTATCTGCAGATTCAGAAATTCCGTTATGAAGATCGCCTGAATTTCGAATTGCGGCTGGACAAGTCTGCTGATAAAATATACATCCCTCCGCTGATCATCCAGCCTCTCGTTGAGAATGCGATTGTACACGGGCTTGAGAATCAGGAAGAGGGCGTTAAGGTTGAGGTCGAGATTCAGAATATGGACGAGAAGCTGCTTAAGATATGCGTAAAAGATAATGGCGTCGGCATAACCGAGGAACGGCTAGCGGAAGTGCTAGCTTCCATTGCCGGTCCGGATGAGGAAGAAAAGAGCCGGATTGGCCTAAGAAATGTTCATCAGCGATTGACATTGTCTTATGGCGAAGAGCACGGATTAAATATTCATAGTGAATATGGTGTAGGTACAGAAATTTATTTTACTGTTCCCAAAGGAGGCAGCCTGAATGTATAG
- a CDS encoding undecaprenyl-diphosphate phosphatase — MGIIEGLTEFLPVSSTGHMILTAHLLGLSTDEESVKTFEVVVQLGAVLAVVVLYWHTFIGLFKIKPLDRTVPRLNLLHIFLAMVPAGVAAVLLRDVIKAYLFGPETVVYSLVAGGLLMIAAEKWHKKPTAVTIDDITYKQAFTIGLFQILALWPGFSRSGSTISGGLLARVSHTAAAEFTFLVSVPIMFAATLLDLMKSASYLSVSDIPYFAAGLITSFAVGMLAIRTFLHLLKRLKLSTFAYYRFGLALVIFVFVL; from the coding sequence ATGGGGATTATTGAAGGCCTGACTGAATTCTTACCTGTGTCTTCAACCGGACATATGATCCTGACTGCTCACTTGCTTGGCTTATCTACCGATGAGGAAAGTGTAAAAACCTTCGAGGTTGTTGTCCAGCTTGGTGCAGTGCTTGCCGTTGTCGTATTATATTGGCATACTTTTATTGGTTTATTCAAAATCAAACCGTTAGACCGCACGGTTCCGCGGTTGAACCTGCTCCATATTTTCCTCGCGATGGTGCCTGCTGGAGTTGCCGCCGTGCTGCTGCGCGATGTCATCAAAGCGTACTTGTTCGGACCCGAAACGGTCGTTTACAGCCTGGTTGCCGGGGGCCTGCTGATGATCGCTGCTGAGAAATGGCACAAGAAGCCCACAGCGGTTACGATTGACGATATTACTTATAAGCAGGCATTCACGATCGGATTATTTCAGATCCTCGCATTATGGCCCGGTTTCTCGAGATCCGGTTCAACGATATCCGGCGGGCTGTTAGCCAGAGTCAGCCATACAGCAGCTGCAGAGTTCACCTTTCTCGTCTCCGTACCGATCATGTTTGCTGCAACTCTATTAGATCTCATGAAGAGCGCATCCTACTTGTCTGTCAGCGATATCCCTTATTTTGCAGCCGGACTGATTACCTCTTTCGCTGTGGGCATGCTCGCTATAAGAACCTTTCTTCATTTATTAAAAAGACTCAAGCTGTCGACCTTTGCCTATTATCGCTTCGGACTTGCTCTGGTCATCTTTGTTTTCGTTCTGTAA